The nucleotide window AATTGCTCGATAAACTGGCTAGCATCTCCCCTAGCGACACTCGAATCAAAGCCGCGCGTAGCCGCCTTACCGATCCAGATCGTCTCCCTCCCGCTCTAACCGCCGCCCACATCGAGAATGTTAAAAAAGTCGAAGCATTGCTCCTCAAGGGCAATTCCTTCCTCGAACTGGGCGACTATGACAACGCCAACCGGACCTACCAAGACGTCCTGCGCATCGACCCCTACAACAGTGCTGCCCGCCGAGGAATGGAACGTGCCGAGCAAAAGCGCTCCACCTACTTTCGCGCTGCCTACGACCATCAGCGCTCTAAACTGCTCTCCGAAGTAGATCGCCACTGGGAAGACCCCGTCCCACCAGCCACCGCAGACCTGAACGCCATGTTCGGAGCCCGCGCCAGCAGTGTCACCGGCATCGGGCGGGAGTCCATCTTGGACAAATTACACACGTATCAGATGCCCCGTGTCGAATTCGAAAAAGCCACCATTGATGAAGTGATCGAGCTTCTCCGCCTCCGGAGCCGCGATCTCGACCCACAAGGAAAAGGCATCGATTTCGTCATCAGTCTCCCTGATGAAAACCGCAAGACGCCCATTAGCCTCAGCATGCAAAACGTCCCCATGGACGAAGTGCTCCGCTATGTCGCCCAGCTTGCAGGAGTGACCTACCGTGTTGAGCAGCATGCCGTCGTCATCAGTTCCTTCGGTGAGCAAAACACCGCCATGATCACCCGCAGCTTCCGGGTCCCACCGGATTTCATCCAAAGCACCGCTGCAGGTGCCGCTGGAGCTGCCCCGCTGATCCATTCGCCCCTGCCGCCGCCGCAGGCGGTGGCCTAACCTTCAAACGCCTCGGGGCCAAAGAGTTCCTCCAAAACCAAGGCGTCCAGTTCCCCGAAGGCTCCAGCGCCAGCTTCAACGCCGGAAGCAGCACCCTCGTGGTGCGCAATACCCTATCCAACATGGAAATTGTAGAATCTCTCGTAGAGGTTTCCAGCAGATCCACACCAAAGCAGGTGACCGTCACGGTGCGAATGATAGAAGTAAGCCAAACAAACTTGGAAGAATTAGGGTTTGATTGGCTGATGGGGGGAGTGGGCATGAATGGCAACAATGTGTTCGCAGGAGGAGGAAGCTCTGGAAATGGTGCAGCTTTACAACCCAACAATTTCGCCTTTAAAAACACTGCAACCATACCGCCAATCAACGTTACTCAGGGAGCCGATAGCTTCGACGTATACCCAGCGCAAAATGTATCCTCAGTGCTGGCAGGTCCTACCCCCTTGGGTGTCCCCCAGAATAGTCCGTCTGGGGGAGGTGGCATCATTACCGCCGGCAATCGAAGTGGAACGAATGCTATTAGCAACGATAGTATTAGCACCTTACTTCAAACAGGAAGTTCAAACGTGCAAAGCAGCGTCGCTCCCGGTGTTTTTTCCGTGGCTGGTGTCTTTACCGACCCCCAATTTCAAACAGTATTAAGAGCGCTATCGCAAAAAAAGGGGGTCGATTCGAACTCCAGTCCGAGTGTGACCACAAAAAGCGGCAACAAGGCGTCAGTTGAAGTGGTAAGGGAATTTATTTACCCAACAGAATTTGACCCCCCTCAACTACCACAAGGCAATGCAAGTGGCGGCTCTATGATTGCCACTCCGACCACACCAACAGCATTTGAAATGAGGAAAACGGGGGTTGTTATGGAGGTGGAGCCCGTCATATCGGAAGACTCGAGAAGTGTGGATTTAGTCCTTAGTCCATCACTGACTGAATTCGAAGGTTTTGTTAACTATGGCAGTCCTATACTCTCACCTGCAAGTATCTCCTATCTACCACTTTCTTGGTTTCGTGTAACTAACAATCCGTTTCCTCCACCTCCTCTTATTTCTCAATTATTAACAGTTGGATTCGCTCCACTAAGTACACCAGAGCAACTTATTACACCAAATACCATCTTGCAACCTGTCTTCAAAAGCCATAAAGTAACCACGTCTGTTACGATTTGGGACGGCCAAACCATCGTATTAGGCGGAGTGAAAATACAGAGACGCAATTTAGTTGATGACCATGTTCCCATAATGGGCGATTTGCCTTTCCTAGGAAGATTATTTAGGAGTGAAGTTTTTCAATCAGAAACGAAAAACGTCTTATTATTTGTCACAGTGAACGTCATTGATCCATCTGGACATTGAGAAGGGCACTTCTGGATAGGGGGGGCTTTTCCGAACTTGGTTATTGTGTGGTGTGGAAGAAGCGCGGCCTTCGTTGAAGGCCCTGACGCCGGGGATGCTGGTGGTGTATTTCTCATTCTCGGCTTTGTTGTTGCAGCGCAGTGACGGTTTTACCCTGGATAATGCAATAGAGTAGCTGGAGTGAAGCGAAGGGGTGTTACTATGAGGGATTGACGCGTGTGGCAGAATCACCGTGATGGTGAATCTACCGATTGAATACTCCGACAAGCCTGTGACGCCCTTTGGCGGCATGGCGTTGATGAAGCGTTTTGTGGATCAGACTGGTATCCGCGAACATCTGGCCACCTTGGATCTGCCTCAAGGCGGGTCGAATCGAGCCTATGATTCGGTGCAGATCATCGAAAGCTTTTGGCTTGGCATCTGGACGGGGGCTAGAGCTTTTTAAATAATAATGTAGAATAGTGTCAAGGTGGTGCTATAGGAAAGCATGGCCACTCTCTCCCTAGATCTTCGTCAACGCATTATCAGCACCTGCGACCGCGGTGAAGGCACGCAGGAACAGATTGCCCGGCGCTATGGGGTCTCCTATGGCATGGTCAAAGCTGCTCCAGCAGCGGCGCAAGACCGGCTGCATCAAGCCTCGACATCACCTTGCCGGACGCAAAAAGAAGATCGTGGCCGAACACCGCATCGCCATCCGCAAGCAACTCCAGCGTAAACCTGACATGACCCTGGCCGAGTTGCGCGATGCCCTGGGGCTGGAGTGCACGCTGCCCGCCATCCACTATGTGCTCGTGGATATGGGGCTGACATATAAAAAAAGACGCTCCGCGCCGCTGAACAAGACCGCGAAGACGTCGCCAAAGCGCGGCGGCAGTGGAAGCGCAAGCAAGGCGGGCTAGAGCCCTGGCGTCTGGTGTTCCTCGACGAGAGCGGAGCCAAAACCAACATGACCCGATTGAGAGGGCGTGCACCGCGAGGCAAGAGGTTGCATGCCGCAGCGCCCTGCGGCCGCTGGCAGAGCACGACGATGATCTCCTCCATCCGGCTGGATGGCACCACGGCCTGCATGCATCTGCCGGGAGCCGCCGACACGGCAGCCTTCGTGACCTACCTCGCCGAGGTGCTCTGCCCGACGCTGCGCAGGGGCGATATCGTGGTCATGGATAACCTCGCCGTGCACAAAAGCCCGCAAGTGGCGGCATTGATTGAAGCGGTGGGAGCTGAAGTAAGGTTCCTGCCAGCCTACTCGCCGGACCTCAATCCGATTGAGAAGATGTGGAGCAAGATCAAAGCCTCCCTGCGCAGCACCGAGGCCCGCACTCCTGAGGAGCTCGACCAGGCCATCAGCCTCGCCTTCTCAAAAATCACAGCCAAAGATGCCGCTGGTTATTTTAACTCTTGCGGTTATAGTATTATTTAATTTTCTCTAGCCGCTACATCCACTGCGATTGGTTGCGCCAGGATCAAACGCTTGCAGCCATTTTTGGCTATGAGAGCCTGCCAAGCTGAGCCTTCTTCGTTTTCGTGGACAGCAAAAGTTGGGTAACAACCCAAACCAGCATGAACACGAACGGAACAAAAAAAACGCACTTTCGATGAGCAGTTCAAACGCGACGCAGTCGCGCTGCTCGAAGGCGGCCGCAAGGCCGCCCAGCTCGCCCGCGAACTGGGTATCTCTCCTTGGAACCTGCGTGATTGGAAGGAACGCTACGGCACTGGAACTGCCGCAGTGAGCCAGCCTCAGGCGCGCAGCGCCGGGCTGGCGAACGCAGGAGGCTCCAGTGCCGTAGCCGCGGAGGTGGAGATCGCCGCCCTGCGCCGCGAACTCGACTCCATCCGCGCATGAACCTCGCCCAAGCTTGCCAGACCCTCGGCGTCAGCCGCAGCGGCTACCATGCCCACCTGCGCAAGCACCAACGCCCACGCCGCCGCCAGGACGCGCAGCTCGCCACCGAGATCCGCGCCGCATTCACCGCCAGCCGGGGCACCTACGGCTCGCCACGCCTCGTGCGTGCCTTGCGCGACAAGGGGTCTGCACCACGGCAACAACCGCATCGCCCGGCTCATGCGTGAGCAAAACCTCCGCGTGCGCCAGAAGCGCCGCTTCGTGCCGCGCACCACGGTGACTGACAAAACGGCGGCAGTCGCTCCCAACCACCTCCTCCAACGCAGCGCCCCCAAGCGCCTCAACGAGGTCTGGGTCACCGACATCACCTACCTGCCGACTCGCGAAGGCTGGCTCTATCTCGCCGCTGAGATGGACCTCTGCAGCCGCCGCATCCTCGGCTGGAGCACGCGTGAAGACCTCGCCACGACACTGCCCAACGCAGCTCTCGAACTCGCCCTGCAAACACGTGGATCAAAGCCAAAAGACCTGCTCCACCACAGCGACCGTGGCTGCCAATACACCAGCAGCGAGTTCCGCCAGCGTCTCAAACTGCGTGGCATCACCGCCAGGATGAGCCGCACCGCCAACTGCTACGACAACGCCACCATGGAGTCCTTCTGGGCCACGCTGAAAGCTGAATGCTTCGGCACCACCGTCCCGGCCACCCGCGCCCAAGCCCGCTCCATGGTCTTCGACTACATCGAGACCTTCTACAACCCCGTGCGCCTTCACAGCGCCCTCGGCTTCAAATCACCTGTGGCCTTCGAACAATCCATCCAAAACAACTAACCCAACTTTCCGTGTCCACGTTTTCGACGAAAGATCAAGCCAAAGTGGTTTTTTGCGCAAATCAACGTGGGAGCAGTGACGGTGGACTTCGACAGCACGGTCATCACGCGCGATGGCAGCCAGGAAGGCGCTGCCAAGGGCTACAACCCCAACCGCAAAGGGCGCAACTCGCACCATCCGCTCATGGCCTTCATCAGCCAGACACGCATGGTAGCCAACGCATGGCTGCGCCCGGGCAACACGGCAGCGTGCTCCAATTGCGTCGAGTTCATGCGCGAGACTTTCGATGAGGCGCTCGCGGGAGTGAAGGTGGGCCTCGTGCGTGGCGACAGCGGTTTTTATACTGACGAAATCCTGAGCGCGTTGGAAGAGCGCAGCCTCAACTACATCATCGCCGCGCGGGCCTACTCCAACATCAAGAACGAGGTCCACGGCATGAAGGACTGGGTGGAAATCTGCCCCCGGCATCGCAGTCAAAGAGTGGCGGCATCAGTCAGCCGATCCGAAGACCAAGGCGCGTCGGCACATTGTGGTGCGTAAGCAGATCAGTCGCCGTTCACAGGCCGGAGGCAAGTTGCTCTTCGACGACCTGCCCGACTACCGCTTTAGCCTGTATGTGACCAATCTCGACCTGCCGCTCGATCAGATATGGTACATCTACAACACTCGGGCCGACTGCGAGAACAGGATCAAAGAGTTGAAGCAAGACTTCGGCCTCGACGCGTTCTGCCTGCAGGAGTTGACTCGGTCGCCGCCTCACGGCTCCCTCGCCCTGCGGGCTGCACTGCGTGCAGTCTGTCTCGCTGCCCGCCGGGCAGCTCGGCTTTGGGCCACGGAGGCCTCGTTCCGCTTCATCATGGTAGCCTATAATCTGATGAGTCTGTTCCGGCGTTTTGGACTCAATAGTCACAATCAAGCCACCTTGGCGACGCTGCGATCCTATTACTTTGCAATAGGCGGTTGGGTCAGACAACACGCTCGAAAGCGAGTGCTCAAGCTCTCACTGCCTGGCAAAAAACGTCCCTGGATGGACGCTATCTTCCGCCAAATCGAGGCTCGCCCACCGCCGTTCGCTTACTCAATTGCATAATCCGGGTTTAATGCGTCGAGGCACTGCGATTTGACATTTTCGTGCTGTATCTTTGCATGAAGCCGCCCCCATGAGACCAACCCGCAAAACCCGCAAGCCTGTTGATGAACTCACTCCTGAAGATTTCGATACCTTCCCCATCTGGGAATTTGCCATGGGCGAAGAATGGGAAGATGGAATGGACGAAACATGGGTAAGGCCAGTTCCATCCAAGGCTATTTCCTAGGAAGGATGCTCCTTAATGGTGAGCTCATCTTTTACCATGGCAAGCGGCACTCAGGTCAGAGGTTACATGGTTGTATCTCCAGCTTGCTCCACTAAACGAAAATTGCATCACAATGGGGGGACGCTTTTTCATCGAGATCATCGTTGCGTAATGATTGACCTCAATGGTCCAGCGATTAACTACATGAAGAGAGAATGCATCGCGGACATAGAGAACACCTTCAAACTGCCTCTAATCGACATTTTCCCGATCAGATATGTACTGAATGCACTGATTGAAAAAGGGGCCGAGCCACGCAAAGGTTCGATTCTAGGTCCAGCGAAGGCGACTTGATCGTACTGCGTGTCATCAGAGTTGCTGAATGATAGCAGCCAGGATTTGACCACATCTAACCTCGATTTCCCTCAGTAACACAGACCAATTCGTAAAACTATGGCCAACGAATCAGGATTGATGGACCAACCAACAAAAAGCCCCGGCTACTCGCGAAACCGGGGCTTTGAATTTACGATTAGGACACCTGTCCGCCCCCGCTGAGAGGGGCTGAGAAGCCCCGTATGCAGTGAGGGGGGAGGTGGCGGTGTGTTCGGTGAACCGGCAGACGATCCGGCTCATGGTGTGTTGGTCAACAAAACCAAAAACATACCACCACCATGAAGATCACTACCCAAGAAAGCCAGACGTAACAAGCCCGCAGACTGGCCGCCAAAACCCAGGACCAGCGCATGCTCAACGAAGTCACCTCCGGCACTGGCATGAGTCCGTGGGAGGCCCAAGTCGTCATTGAGGTCATCCGCGAGGTCTATTTCGCCACCCCGGGCAATGCCCCACTGCGCCACGGCCAGCTTCTTTATACCTGCGTCAAAGTCGAGGCCGGGGCGGGTGTCGCGCTCAAAGACTGCCCGGTGCAAAGCGTCACCCTCAGCATCCTGGGCGAAGGCGACGACCAAGTCCACGGCGCGGAGATGCTGCGCCGCCACCGCATCGGCCGCCTCTGCGAGGAGGCACGCGACCAGGGCGGCTTGCTCACGCAGGAAGACCTCGCGCAGATCCTCTCCTGCGATGCACGAACCGTGCGCCGCGACATCAAGGCGCTCAAAGACCTCGGCATCCACATCCCCACGCGTGGACAGCAAAAAGACATCGGCCCGACACTCACCCACAAAGGTGTAGCCATCCGCCACTGGCTCGAGGGCAAGGAGCCGAAGGAAGTCGCCCGCGCCATCAACCACTCCCTGCGCGCCGTCGAGCGCTACCTCAACCACTTCGCCCGCGTCATCTACTGCGTCCTCCACGGCTTCAGCGTACTGCAAACCGCCTTCGCGCTGGGCATCAGCAACGTTTCCGTCCACGCCTACCTCGACATCTACCAAGAGTTCAAAAGCAAAGAAGGATTCAAGCTGCGAGTCGCAGAACTCGAGGCCATCGGCACGGCGCACCACGAAAGTGGTGATACCAAAACGGGGGCGCTTTTGGCACCCACAAAGTGTATCAACTCATCGCCGAAAGGAGCCACGCAGCCATGAGCGACCGACTCCAACACGCCCGCGACACCTTCGGCCCACAGTGCTACAAAACCTTCGAAGGAGCCCTCAGCGCCTTCATCGCCGCCGAATGCCCCCAGCTCGGAGGACTCCTCACGCGCAAAGCCCTGGCGCAAGCCATCGCCCAGCTCGTCACCGCGCACTATCCCAGCACCACCCACATGGCCCAAGGCCAAGTGCGCTGGACCGCCGTGCATAAAGACGAGACCAGTAGCTACGGTAAAACCATCGCCCAGAGCCAGCTCACCCCCGTCGTGCTCGATCTGCTGCCAAACAGCGAAGTGCAGGCCCGCGCCGAAGGCACCAAGCTACGCAAAGTGAAAAAAGAAGCCGTCGCCCGCCTCTTTTGACTCGCTCCCGCCGCCCATCCCGCTCGCCCTGCGGGCGCTCCTTCGTCGCGTCTGTCTCACTCCGTTCGGCTCCTAAGCCTACGAGCAACACGGCGTGCTCACCAACGCCGAAGTCTCGCAGCTGCTCAAACTCTCACCCAGCACCGTTGGTATCTACCGGCGCGAATGGGAAGACGAGCACCAGCGCATGCTGCCCACCCGCGGCAGCATCCACGACATGGGCACCACGCTCACGCACAAGAAGATCATCCTGCAAAAGCTCATCTTCGAGGGCAAGAACGTGCAGACCGTATGCCGCGAACCGACCGAAGGGAGATAGCCAGCCGCAGGCTGCCCGCAGGGCGAGCGCAGCAAGGCAAACCGACCACAGCCCAGAAGCCGTGCTGCGCTACACCACCAACTTCAAACAAGTGCTCATGTGCAAAAGCAAAGGGCTCGACGTAGCGCAAACCAACTTTGCCACCAAGCTCAGCCCGAGGCTCATCGAAGAGCACCGCGCTCTCATCGAAGAGCACCGCGCCCGTTACTCCAATCTCCCCAACGGAGAGTCCTCCCGTCTGGAGGGCATCATCAAAAAACTCGACCAAAGCACCAACCCCAGCCATCCTATGCCCCAACCAACCCCATGAGCCGCTGACCGCCAGCACTCACAGGACACACACCCACAGCCGGACAGGTGCCCTTATTTAGAATCGACTTTTTCAGCACATCACGGCAAGCTCGTCGCGCCCATGAGGAAGCGGTCGCACTCTCTGGCGGCACCGCGGCCTTCGTTGAAGGCCCAGACGACGAGACTCTGACCGCGGCGGCAGTCGCCGGCGGCGAAGACGCCGGGGATGCTGGTGGTGTATTTCTCGTGCTCGGCTTTGATGTTGCTGCGGGGATCGGTTTCGAGCTTGAGGGCTTCGACGAGGGGCTGCTCGGGGCCGAGGAAGCCCATGGCGAGCATGACGAGCTGCGCGGGGAGGACTTTTTCGGTGCCGGCGACCTTCTGAGGGCCGAAGTTGCCTTTGTCGTCCTTCTTCCACTCGACATCGACGACATGAACGGCTTTCACGTTGCCATCGGCGTCGCCTTCGAAGTGCGTGGCGGTGGTCAGATAGACGCGGGGATCGTCGCCGAACTTCGCGGCGGCTTCTTCCTGGCCGTAGTCCATCTTGTAGGTCTTGGGCCATTCGGGCCACGGATTGTTCGCGGCGCGGGTCATGGGCGGTTTGGCCATGATTTCGAGCTGCGTGACGGTGGTGCAGCCGTGACGGACGCTGGTGCCGACGCAGTCGGTGCCGGTATCGCCGCCGCCGATGATGACGACGTCTTTGCCGTCGGCGGTGATGTATTTGCCGCTCGGGTCGAGCACGGCCTTGGTGTTCGCCGTGAGGAAG belongs to Verrucomicrobiaceae bacterium and includes:
- a CDS encoding IS3 family transposase, whose amino-acid sequence is MREQNLRVRQKRRFVPRTTVTDKTAAVAPNHLLQRSAPKRLNEVWVTDITYLPTREGWLYLAAEMDLCSRRILGWSTREDLATTLPNAALELALQTRGSKPKDLLHHSDRGCQYTSSEFRQRLKLRGITARMSRTANCYDNATMESFWATLKAECFGTTVPATRAQARSMVFDYIETFYNPVRLHSALGFKSPVAFEQSIQNN
- a CDS encoding transposase; this translates as MNLAQACQTLGVSRSGYHAHLRKHQRPRRRQDAQLATEIRAAFTASRGTYGSPRLVRALRDKGSAPRQQPHRPAHA
- a CDS encoding DUF1670 domain-containing protein, which produces MLTNAEVSQLLKLSPSTVGIYRREWEDEHQRMLPTRGSIHDMGTTLTHKKIILQKLIFEGKNVQTVCREPTEGR
- a CDS encoding transposase, translated to MRKQISRRSQAGGKLLFDDLPDYRFSLYVTNLDLPLDQIWYIYNTRADCENRIKELKQDFGLDAFCLQELTRSPPHGSLALRAALRAVCLAARRAARLWATEASFRFIMVAYNLMSLFRRFGLNSHNQATLATLRSYYFAIGGWVRQHARKRVLKLSLPGKKRPWMDAIFRQIEARPPPFAYSIA
- a CDS encoding DUF1670 domain-containing protein — translated: MLNEVTSGTGMSPWEAQVVIEVIREVYFATPGNAPLRHGQLLYTCVKVEAGAGVALKDCPVQSVTLSILGEGDDQVHGAEMLRRHRIGRLCEEARDQGGLLTQEDLAQILSCDARTVRRDIKALKDLGIHIPTRGQQKDIGPTLTHKGVAIRHWLEGKEPKEVARAINHSLRAVERYLNHFARVIYCVLHGFSVLQTAFALGISNVSVHAYLDIYQEFKSKEGFKLRVAELEAIGTAHHESGDTKTGALLAPTKCINSSPKGATQP
- a CDS encoding transposase codes for the protein MTVDFDSTVITRDGSQEGAAKGYNPNRKGRNSHHPLMAFISQTRMVANAWLRPGNTAACSNCVEFMRETFDEALAGVKVGLVRGDSGFYTDEILSALEERSLNYIIAARAYSNIKNEVHGMKDWVEICPRHRSQRVAASVSRSEDQGASAHCGA
- a CDS encoding tetratricopeptide repeat protein, producing the protein MQGVTQASADISRADTLFREGKTQEALSLFESIYTSLPDAPLTQETRLAARSGYISTGCARAQELALAGQAAEASQLLDKLASISPSDTRIKAARSRLTDPDRLPPALTAAHIENVKKVEALLLKGNSFLELGDYDNANRTYQDVLRIDPYNSAARRGMERAEQKRSTYFRAAYDHQRSKLLSEVDRHWEDPVPPATADLNAMFGARASSVTGIGRESILDKLHTYQMPRVEFEKATIDEVIELLRLRSRDLDPQGKGIDFVISLPDENRKTPISLSMQNVPMDEVLRYVAQLAGVTYRVEQHAVVISSFGEQNTAMITRSFRVPPDFIQSTAAGAAGAAPLIHSPLPPPQAVA
- a CDS encoding DUF1670 domain-containing protein, which translates into the protein MSDRLQHARDTFGPQCYKTFEGALSAFIAAECPQLGGLLTRKALAQAIAQLVTAHYPSTTHMAQGQVRWTAVHKDETSSYGKTIAQSQLTPVVLDLLPNSEVQARAEGTKLRKVKKEAVARLF